A single region of the Pontimicrobium sp. SW4 genome encodes:
- the cmk gene encoding (d)CMP kinase, giving the protein MQKITIAIDGFSSTGKSTLAKQLAKELGYVYVDTGAMYRAVTLYALQNNLINETDFKINKLVSALNKIQLSFKFNEVLGFSEMYLNGVNVEKEIRTLEVSNFVSKVSAIPEVRYQLVKQQQQMGKDKGIVMDGRDIGTVVFPQAELKIFMTASPEIRAQRRYDELINRGDEVKYEEVLRNVQERDYIDSHREDSPLMMADDAIEIDNSNLTLDAQFESIMNLVKMTLEGLE; this is encoded by the coding sequence ATGCAAAAGATTACAATAGCAATTGACGGATTCTCATCCACAGGCAAGAGTACTTTAGCAAAACAACTGGCTAAAGAATTAGGCTATGTATATGTTGATACTGGAGCGATGTATAGAGCTGTGACTTTATATGCTTTGCAAAACAACCTTATTAATGAAACCGATTTCAAAATAAATAAACTCGTTTCTGCATTAAATAAAATTCAATTGTCATTTAAATTCAATGAAGTTTTAGGTTTTTCTGAAATGTATTTGAATGGAGTTAATGTTGAGAAAGAAATAAGAACTCTAGAGGTATCAAATTTTGTAAGTAAAGTATCGGCTATCCCAGAGGTGCGCTATCAGTTGGTGAAACAGCAACAACAAATGGGAAAAGATAAAGGCATTGTAATGGATGGACGTGATATTGGTACTGTTGTATTTCCACAGGCAGAATTAAAAATTTTCATGACAGCTTCTCCAGAGATTAGAGCGCAACGTAGATATGATGAGCTTATTAATAGAGGAGATGAGGTTAAGTATGAAGAGGTATTGCGAAATGTTCAAGAACGTGATTATATAGATTCTCATCGTGAAGATTCTCCATTAATGATGGCAGATGATGCTATAGAAATAGACAATTCTAATCTCACACTTGATGCCCAATTTGAAAGTATTATGAATCTAGTTAAAATGACTTTGGAAGGATTAGAATAG
- a CDS encoding aspartate carbamoyltransferase catalytic subunit, with protein sequence MSELSVNHLLGIKYLTKQDIQLIFETADHFKEVINRPIKKVPSLRDITIANLFFENSTRTKLSFELAEKRLSADVINFSASQSSVKKGETLIDTVNNILSMKVDMVVMRHPNPGAGVFLSNHIKASIINAGDGAHEHPTQALLDSYSIREKLGEVKGKNVVIVGDVLHSRVALSNIFALQLQGAKVMVCGPKTLIPKYIDKLGVKVETNLRKALDWCDVANMLRVQNERMEINYFPSTREYAQQYGVTKELLNSLDKKITIMHPGPINRGVEITSDVADSDQAIILNQVENGVAIRMAVIYLLASKIK encoded by the coding sequence ATGAGCGAATTAAGTGTTAACCACTTACTGGGAATAAAGTATCTTACCAAACAAGATATTCAGCTTATTTTTGAAACTGCCGATCATTTTAAAGAGGTTATTAATAGACCCATTAAAAAAGTTCCTTCGCTTAGAGACATTACAATTGCTAATTTATTTTTTGAAAATTCAACTAGAACGAAACTCTCTTTTGAGCTTGCCGAAAAACGTTTATCGGCTGATGTTATTAATTTTTCAGCCTCTCAGTCCTCAGTTAAAAAGGGAGAAACTTTAATTGATACTGTTAATAATATATTATCTATGAAAGTAGATATGGTGGTGATGCGTCATCCTAATCCTGGAGCTGGTGTATTTTTATCTAATCATATTAAGGCAAGTATTATAAATGCTGGCGATGGTGCACATGAGCATCCAACACAAGCCTTATTAGATTCTTATTCTATAAGAGAAAAATTAGGAGAAGTAAAAGGTAAAAATGTAGTGATTGTTGGTGATGTGTTGCATAGTAGAGTGGCACTATCTAACATATTCGCTTTACAGTTGCAAGGTGCTAAGGTTATGGTTTGTGGGCCTAAAACCTTAATTCCAAAATATATTGATAAATTAGGAGTAAAAGTTGAAACCAATTTACGTAAAGCATTAGATTGGTGTGATGTAGCAAATATGCTTCGCGTGCAAAATGAACGAATGGAAATTAATTATTTTCCATCTACAAGGGAATATGCACAACAATATGGAGTCACAAAAGAATTACTTAATTCGTTAGATAAGAAAATCACTATTATGCATCCAGGTCCAATTAATAGAGGTGTTGAAATAACTAGTGATGTAGCAGATTCTGACCAAGCAATTATACTTAACCAAGTTGAAAATGGCGTTGCCATACGTATGGCTGTTATTTATTTATTGGCTTCTAAAATTAAATAA
- the rpsA gene encoding 30S ribosomal protein S1, with translation MAEKKEKAVEPQVEEAAKTEAPVVSEAQANPEKFLKDFNWHNYEEGIDPVDDKQLEEFEKLVSENFVDTLDDEVVEGEVIHISDRDAIIDINAKSEGVISLNEFRYNPNLAVGDKVEVLIDVREDATGQLVLSHRKARVIKAWGRVNAAHDTGEIVNGFVKCRTKGGMIVDVFGIEAFLPGSQIDVKPIRDYDQYVNKTMEFKVVKINHEFKNVVVSHKALIEADIEVQKKEIIGQLEKGQVLEGSVKNITSYGVFMDLGGVDGLIHITDLSWSRINHPSEVVELDQKINVVILDFDENKSRIQLGLKQLSKHPWDALGEEVKIGDNVKGKVVVIADYGAFIEVAEGVEGLIHVSEMSWSTHLRSAQDFVTVGDEIEAKILTLDREERKMSLGIKQLTPDPWTDITTKYPLGSKHSGIVRNFTNFGVFVELEEGIDGLIYISDLSWTKKIKHPSEFCTVGDTLDVVVLELDVEGRKLSLGHKQTTDNPWDKYETEFALDSTHTGTIEEIVDKGATVNFNEDIVAFIPSRHLEKEDGKKLKKGEEAEFKIIEFNKEFKRVVASHTAIFREEEAKIVKAAAKKASAAAAEAKPTLGDANDALQALKDKMDGK, from the coding sequence ATGGCTGAAAAAAAAGAAAAAGCAGTAGAACCACAAGTTGAAGAAGCTGCAAAAACTGAAGCTCCAGTAGTCTCTGAAGCTCAAGCAAATCCAGAAAAATTCTTAAAAGATTTCAATTGGCACAATTACGAAGAAGGAATTGATCCAGTTGATGACAAACAATTAGAAGAATTTGAAAAATTAGTATCTGAAAACTTTGTAGACACTTTAGATGATGAAGTTGTTGAAGGTGAAGTAATACATATTAGTGATCGTGATGCGATTATTGATATCAATGCAAAATCTGAGGGTGTTATCTCTTTAAACGAGTTTCGTTACAACCCTAACTTAGCTGTAGGTGATAAGGTAGAAGTATTAATTGATGTTCGTGAAGACGCAACAGGACAATTAGTTTTATCTCATCGTAAAGCTAGAGTAATAAAAGCATGGGGTCGTGTAAATGCTGCTCACGATACAGGAGAAATAGTAAATGGTTTTGTTAAATGTCGTACTAAAGGTGGTATGATCGTTGACGTATTTGGTATTGAAGCATTCTTACCAGGCTCTCAAATAGATGTGAAGCCTATTAGAGATTACGATCAGTACGTAAATAAAACTATGGAATTCAAAGTTGTTAAAATCAACCATGAATTTAAAAACGTTGTTGTATCTCATAAAGCTCTTATTGAAGCTGATATTGAAGTACAGAAAAAAGAAATTATTGGTCAACTAGAAAAAGGTCAAGTACTTGAAGGTTCTGTTAAAAACATTACATCTTATGGAGTATTTATGGATCTTGGAGGAGTTGATGGATTAATACATATTACAGATCTTTCTTGGTCTAGAATAAACCATCCAAGTGAAGTTGTAGAATTAGACCAAAAAATAAATGTTGTTATCCTTGATTTTGACGAAAATAAATCAAGAATTCAATTAGGTCTTAAGCAATTAAGCAAACATCCTTGGGATGCTTTAGGTGAAGAGGTTAAAATTGGTGATAATGTAAAAGGTAAAGTTGTAGTCATTGCAGATTACGGTGCATTTATTGAAGTTGCTGAAGGAGTTGAAGGACTAATTCACGTTTCTGAAATGTCTTGGTCTACTCATTTACGTTCTGCACAAGATTTTGTAACTGTAGGTGATGAAATTGAGGCGAAAATCTTAACTTTAGATAGAGAAGAGCGCAAAATGTCTCTTGGAATTAAGCAATTAACTCCAGATCCATGGACAGATATTACTACTAAATATCCTTTAGGTTCTAAGCATTCAGGTATTGTACGTAACTTTACTAACTTTGGTGTATTTGTTGAATTAGAAGAAGGTATTGATGGATTAATTTACATCTCTGATTTATCTTGGACTAAGAAAATCAAGCATCCATCGGAGTTCTGTACTGTTGGTGATACATTAGATGTAGTGGTATTAGAGCTGGATGTTGAAGGACGTAAATTAAGTTTAGGTCACAAACAAACAACTGACAATCCTTGGGATAAGTATGAAACTGAGTTTGCATTAGACTCTACTCATACAGGAACCATTGAAGAAATAGTTGATAAAGGTGCTACAGTTAATTTTAACGAAGACATCGTTGCCTTCATCCCTTCTCGTCATTTAGAGAAAGAAGATGGTAAGAAGCTTAAAAAAGGAGAAGAAGCTGAGTTTAAAATTATTGAATTCAATAAAGAATTTAAACGTGTTGTAGCTTCTCATACTGCTATCTTTAGAGAAGAAGAAGCAAAAATTGTAAAAGCTGCTGCTAAAAAAGCTTCAGCTGCTGCTGCAGAAGCAAAACCAACTTTAGGTGATGCTAATGATGCTTTACAAGCTCTTAAAGACAAAATGGACGGGAAATAA
- the pdxH gene encoding pyridoxamine 5'-phosphate oxidase, whose protein sequence is MSEADLSNYRKSYEKGELLKSNVPENPIELFQKWFYEVDNNDSIDEANAMTVSTIGLDGYPKSRVVLLKKYTYEGFIFYTNYNSEKGNAIKANPNVCLSFFWHAAERQIIIKGKAEQIVENLSDGYFESRPRGSQLGAVVSNQSDVVKNREELEQKLQDLEKVYEGKEIPRPKYWGGFIVKPVEMEFWQGRANRLHDRIRYKLLEDYNWKIDRLAP, encoded by the coding sequence ATGAGTGAAGCAGATTTAAGCAATTATAGAAAATCTTATGAAAAAGGAGAATTGCTAAAAAGTAATGTTCCTGAAAACCCAATAGAATTATTTCAAAAATGGTTTTATGAAGTTGATAATAATGATTCTATTGATGAAGCAAATGCTATGACCGTCTCTACAATAGGTTTGGATGGATACCCAAAGAGTAGAGTAGTGCTCTTAAAAAAATATACTTACGAAGGTTTTATTTTTTATACCAATTACAATAGCGAAAAAGGCAATGCGATTAAAGCAAACCCTAATGTGTGCTTATCTTTTTTTTGGCATGCAGCCGAAAGACAAATAATTATTAAAGGCAAAGCAGAACAGATTGTAGAAAATTTAAGTGATGGTTATTTTGAATCTCGTCCAAGAGGAAGTCAATTAGGAGCAGTGGTATCTAATCAAAGTGATGTTGTTAAAAATAGAGAAGAACTAGAACAAAAACTTCAAGATTTAGAAAAGGTTTATGAAGGGAAAGAAATACCAAGACCTAAATATTGGGGTGGGTTTATTGTAAAACCTGTTGAGATGGAATTTTGGCAAGGAAGAGCTAATAGATTACACGATAGAATTCGTTACAAGCTCCTGGAGGATTATAATTGGAAAATTGATAGATTAGCACCATAA
- the porQ gene encoding type IX secretion system protein PorQ gives MIRTITTICFLVFFVETSFSQVGGESTYQFLNLISSPRQAALGGKVITNVDYDVTQGLYNPATINVEMDNQLALNYTSYLGGIGYGSAAYAYTIDRRTQTIHAGVTYINYGNFDGYDENGESTGNFSGSETALSVGYATQIGYSDFYAGANLKLITSKLEQYSSFGVAIDLGLLYINENIDFNAAIAVRNLGSQITTYAGLREPLPFEVDFGMSQTLEHVPLRWHMTFENLQEWPIGRPNPARATSDLEGNQTQEKVSFFNNAFRHLILGAELFPDKGFNIRLGYSFRRAEELRILEQRNFSGLSFGVGIKMKKMRFSYSHARYTSASNASFFGLQIDLQ, from the coding sequence ATGATAAGAACTATTACCACAATATGTTTTTTGGTTTTTTTTGTAGAAACCTCCTTTTCTCAAGTAGGAGGTGAGTCAACATATCAATTTCTAAATCTAATATCCTCACCACGTCAAGCAGCTTTGGGGGGAAAAGTAATTACTAATGTAGATTACGATGTTACTCAAGGGCTTTATAATCCAGCGACCATTAATGTGGAAATGGATAACCAATTAGCACTTAACTACACAAGCTATTTAGGAGGTATTGGTTACGGTAGTGCAGCTTATGCGTATACTATTGACAGGCGCACACAAACTATTCACGCTGGCGTTACATATATTAATTATGGAAATTTTGATGGCTATGATGAAAACGGAGAATCTACAGGGAATTTCTCAGGTAGTGAAACAGCGCTTTCGGTTGGCTATGCGACCCAAATAGGGTATTCCGATTTTTATGCTGGCGCAAATTTGAAATTAATCACTTCAAAATTGGAACAATACAGCTCCTTTGGTGTTGCTATAGATTTAGGGCTTTTATATATAAATGAAAATATTGATTTTAATGCAGCAATTGCTGTTAGAAACTTAGGAAGTCAAATAACTACTTACGCAGGCCTAAGAGAGCCTTTACCATTCGAAGTGGATTTTGGAATGTCGCAAACGCTAGAACATGTACCTTTACGTTGGCATATGACGTTCGAAAATTTGCAAGAATGGCCAATAGGAAGACCTAATCCTGCAAGAGCTACAAGTGATTTGGAAGGAAACCAAACTCAAGAGAAAGTCAGTTTTTTTAATAATGCGTTTCGTCATTTAATTTTAGGCGCCGAATTGTTTCCAGATAAAGGATTTAATATTAGATTGGGCTATAGTTTTAGACGGGCCGAAGAATTACGAATTTTAGAACAACGAAATTTTTCTGGATTGTCTTTTGGAGTCGGTATAAAAATGAAAAAAATGCGATTTAGTTATTCGCATGCAAGGTATACAAGTGCTTCTAACGCTAGCTTTTTTGGGCTACAAATAGATTTACAATAA
- a CDS encoding ribonuclease Z, with translation MKLTILGCHSATPRIDTHPTSQVLEIRNHIFLIDCGEGTQVQLRKNKIKFNRIKHIFISHLHGDHYFGLVGLISTFRLLTRETDLHIYAPKGLKELITMHMKLADSWTNYKLIFHELTSTESKLIFEDDKVEVHTIPLDHRIYTNGFLFKEKEKERKLILGAAEDVNINKVYYRKLKQGFDVVNEDGELIKNEQVTKRGEMPKSYAFCSDTAYNESIVPVIKDVDVLYHESTFLEKLSHLGDKTKHSTAKQAATIAKKANAKKLILGHFSTRYDDLSEFVEEASEVFENVDIAEAGKTFEL, from the coding sequence ATGAAGCTTACAATTTTAGGCTGCCATAGCGCTACTCCAAGAATAGATACACACCCAACATCTCAAGTTCTAGAAATTCGAAATCATATTTTTTTAATAGACTGTGGAGAAGGAACCCAAGTACAACTGCGAAAAAATAAGATTAAATTTAATAGAATAAAGCACATTTTTATTTCGCATTTGCATGGTGACCATTATTTTGGATTGGTAGGCTTAATATCTACTTTTAGACTTTTAACAAGGGAAACCGATTTGCATATTTATGCACCAAAAGGGTTAAAAGAACTCATTACCATGCACATGAAGTTAGCCGATTCTTGGACAAATTATAAGCTTATTTTTCATGAGTTAACATCCACAGAGTCTAAATTAATTTTTGAAGACGATAAGGTAGAAGTGCATACCATTCCTTTAGACCATCGTATTTATACTAATGGCTTTTTATTTAAAGAAAAAGAAAAAGAGCGTAAATTAATCCTTGGAGCAGCCGAAGATGTTAACATAAACAAAGTATACTATAGAAAGCTAAAACAAGGCTTTGATGTTGTTAATGAAGATGGAGAACTTATAAAAAACGAACAAGTAACTAAACGAGGCGAAATGCCTAAAAGCTATGCATTTTGTAGTGATACAGCATATAATGAATCTATTGTTCCAGTAATTAAAGATGTAGACGTACTATATCACGAATCTACTTTTTTGGAAAAACTTTCGCATTTAGGAGACAAAACAAAGCATTCAACAGCAAAACAAGCAGCAACCATAGCTAAAAAAGCTAATGCAAAAAAATTAATTTTGGGACATTTTTCAACCAGATACGATGACCTCTCTGAGTTTGTTGAAGAAGCTTCAGAGGTTTTTGAGAATGTAGATATTGCAGAAGCAGGAAAAACGTTTGAGCTTTAA
- a CDS encoding DUF3291 domain-containing protein, producing MKYYLAQVNIAKMLAPIDDPIMADFVNNLDRINAVADKSEGFIWRLQGIESNATAIKAFDDDTLIINMSVWEDMEALFNYTYKSDHVAIFARRKEWFSRIKDMHMVFWFIPEGHTPSPKEARERLEYANTHGTSPYAFTFKDKFTVNDFLNYNCLE from the coding sequence TTGAAATATTATTTAGCTCAAGTAAACATAGCAAAAATGTTAGCGCCAATAGATGATCCAATAATGGCCGATTTTGTTAATAATTTGGATAGAATAAATGCTGTAGCTGATAAAAGTGAAGGCTTTATTTGGAGGTTGCAAGGTATTGAAAGTAATGCCACAGCAATTAAAGCTTTTGACGACGATACTTTAATAATTAACATGTCGGTTTGGGAAGATATGGAAGCTTTATTCAATTATACTTATAAATCTGACCATGTTGCTATTTTTGCAAGAAGAAAGGAGTGGTTTAGTAGGATAAAAGATATGCACATGGTATTTTGGTTTATTCCAGAAGGACATACACCGTCACCTAAAGAAGCTAGAGAACGCTTAGAATATGCCAATACTCATGGTACTTCACCTTACGCTTTTACTTTTAAAGATAAATTTACAGTTAATGATTTTCTAAATTATAATTGCCTAGAATAA
- the pyrR gene encoding bifunctional pyr operon transcriptional regulator/uracil phosphoribosyltransferase PyrR, giving the protein MSQKVLLNAKEVNIILHRLACQLIENHNDFSNTVLIGIQPRGKFLANRLCKMLREDYKIRNVQLGQLDITFFRDDFRRGDKPLEANTTEIDFVVENKKVVFIDDVLYTGRSIRAALTAIQSFGRPNEIELLTLIDRRFSRHLPIQPDYRGRQVDAINDEKVKVNWIENEGEDSVYLINK; this is encoded by the coding sequence ATGAGTCAAAAAGTGTTACTTAATGCAAAAGAGGTAAACATCATTCTTCATCGATTGGCTTGTCAACTAATTGAAAACCACAACGATTTTTCTAATACTGTTTTAATAGGCATTCAACCTAGAGGCAAGTTTCTTGCTAATCGTTTATGTAAAATGCTTCGAGAAGATTATAAAATAAGGAATGTTCAGTTGGGTCAACTAGATATCACATTTTTCAGGGATGATTTTAGAAGAGGAGATAAACCATTAGAAGCTAATACCACTGAAATTGATTTTGTTGTAGAGAATAAAAAAGTAGTTTTTATAGATGATGTGTTATACACAGGACGAAGTATACGTGCTGCATTAACTGCCATTCAATCATTTGGACGACCAAACGAAATAGAACTATTAACACTTATAGATAGACGATTTAGTAGGCATTTACCAATTCAACCAGATTATAGAGGAAGGCAGGTAGATGCTATAAACGATGAAAAAGTAAAGGTAAACTGGATTGAGAACGAAGGTGAAGATTCAGTCTATTTAATTAATAAATAA
- a CDS encoding DUF3784 domain-containing protein produces the protein MLFSSILISVILIACGFLVKENPNLIAGYNTLNKKNKKRIDIENLSKMMKTTFIIMGVLIVFSGLILYFLEIKESYSLLINCSIVILGIIIMIINAKKFNKNS, from the coding sequence ATGTTATTTTCATCTATATTAATTAGTGTTATTCTTATTGCTTGTGGATTTCTTGTGAAAGAAAATCCTAACCTTATTGCTGGCTATAACACATTAAATAAGAAGAATAAGAAAAGAATTGATATAGAAAATTTGTCTAAGATGATGAAAACAACATTTATAATCATGGGAGTGTTAATTGTTTTTTCTGGTCTTATCCTATATTTTCTTGAAATTAAAGAGTCTTATAGTCTTTTAATTAATTGTTCTATTGTAATACTTGGTATAATTATTATGATAATAAATGCCAAAAAGTTTAATAAAAACTCTTAA
- the lon gene encoding endopeptidase La, giving the protein MAKSKFTNLDSLSFQEFDENSELIPLMTPEDEAEINNEILPETLPILPLRNTVLFPGVVIPITAGRDKSIKLINDANKGSKVIGVVSQKDETIEDPTAKDIYKKGTVARILRVLKMPDGNTTIIIQGKKRFEVKEVITEEPYINATIKEVDEARPAADNTEFRAIIDSIKELALQIIKQSPNIPSEATFAIKNIESNSFLINFVSSNMNLSVEEKQKLLEINDLKERALATLKNMNIELQKLELKNDIQSKVQSDMNQQQREYFLHQQMKTIQEELGGVSSDEEIEEMRLRSKDKLWDEDIADHFNKELMKLQRMNPQVSEYSIQRNYLDLFLDLPWNEFSKDKFDLKRAKKILDRDHYGLDEVKDRIVEYLAVLKIRNDMKSPILCLYGPPGVGKTSLGKSVAEALGRKYVRMSLGGLRDEAEIRGHRKTYIGAMPGRILQSLKKAGTSNPVFVLDEIDKLSNSHQGDPSSAMLEVLDPEQNSEFYDNFLEMGFDLSKVMFIATANSLGNIQPALLDRMEIIDVSGYTIEEKVEIGKRHLLPKQLKEHGLKNTHLKIGKPQLEKIVEGYTRESGVRSLEKQLAKMVRYAAKNIAMEETYNIKVSNEDVIKVLGPPKLERDKYENNEVAGVVTGLAWTRVGGDILYIESILSKGKGNLTITGNLGTVMKESATIAMEYIKANAESFGINPEALENYNVHIHVPEGATPKDGPSAGITMLTSLASLFTQRKVKKSLAMTGEITLRGKVLPVGGIKEKILAAKRAKIKEIILCNENKRDIEEINQEYLKGLTFHYVNDMSEVIDIAVTKQKVKNPKKIIKKNLDFY; this is encoded by the coding sequence ATGGCGAAATCTAAATTTACAAATCTTGACAGTTTGTCATTTCAGGAATTTGATGAAAATTCAGAATTAATTCCTTTAATGACACCAGAAGATGAAGCAGAAATTAATAATGAAATTTTACCAGAAACACTTCCAATTTTACCATTGCGTAATACCGTTTTATTCCCTGGAGTTGTTATTCCAATTACAGCTGGAAGGGATAAATCGATAAAACTAATTAATGATGCGAACAAGGGAAGTAAGGTGATTGGTGTTGTATCTCAAAAGGATGAAACCATAGAAGACCCTACTGCAAAGGACATTTATAAAAAAGGAACAGTTGCAAGAATACTTAGAGTATTAAAAATGCCAGATGGTAATACAACCATTATTATTCAAGGAAAAAAGAGATTTGAAGTTAAGGAAGTAATTACCGAGGAGCCTTATATTAATGCAACAATAAAAGAGGTAGATGAAGCTCGTCCTGCTGCAGACAATACTGAGTTCAGGGCGATTATTGACTCTATTAAAGAGTTGGCGCTTCAAATTATTAAACAGAGTCCAAACATTCCTTCCGAAGCTACTTTTGCAATAAAAAATATTGAAAGCAATTCGTTTTTAATCAATTTCGTGTCCTCAAACATGAATCTTTCGGTAGAAGAAAAACAAAAACTTCTTGAAATAAACGATTTAAAAGAACGTGCTCTTGCGACTCTAAAAAACATGAATATTGAGCTTCAAAAATTGGAGCTTAAAAATGATATTCAGTCGAAGGTTCAAAGTGATATGAACCAACAACAGCGTGAATATTTTCTACATCAGCAAATGAAAACTATTCAAGAAGAACTTGGTGGTGTATCATCTGATGAGGAAATTGAAGAAATGCGTTTACGTTCTAAGGATAAACTTTGGGATGAAGATATTGCTGATCATTTTAACAAAGAATTGATGAAGCTTCAGCGAATGAATCCTCAAGTTTCAGAATATTCTATTCAACGTAATTATTTAGACCTATTCCTTGATTTGCCGTGGAATGAGTTTAGCAAAGATAAGTTTGACTTAAAAAGAGCCAAAAAGATTTTAGATAGAGACCATTATGGCTTAGACGAAGTTAAGGATAGAATAGTAGAATATTTAGCGGTTCTAAAAATCAGAAACGACATGAAGTCTCCAATACTTTGTTTGTATGGACCTCCAGGAGTTGGAAAAACATCTCTAGGGAAATCTGTAGCTGAAGCATTAGGTAGAAAATATGTTAGAATGTCGTTGGGTGGACTTAGAGATGAGGCAGAAATTCGCGGACATCGTAAAACATATATTGGTGCAATGCCTGGGAGAATTCTCCAGAGTCTTAAAAAAGCAGGAACTTCAAATCCAGTTTTTGTATTGGACGAAATTGATAAATTATCAAACTCACATCAAGGTGATCCTTCTTCTGCGATGTTAGAGGTACTAGACCCAGAACAGAATAGTGAGTTCTATGATAATTTCTTGGAAATGGGATTTGATCTTTCTAAAGTAATGTTTATTGCTACAGCAAATAGCTTGGGTAATATTCAGCCTGCTTTATTAGACAGAATGGAAATTATAGATGTTTCAGGATATACTATTGAAGAAAAAGTAGAAATTGGTAAACGTCATTTGTTACCAAAGCAACTTAAAGAGCATGGTTTAAAAAACACCCATTTAAAAATAGGTAAACCACAACTAGAAAAAATAGTTGAAGGATATACTAGAGAGTCTGGTGTAAGAAGCCTTGAAAAGCAGCTAGCAAAAATGGTTAGATATGCAGCAAAAAATATTGCCATGGAAGAAACTTATAATATTAAAGTTTCTAATGAAGATGTAATTAAAGTATTAGGACCTCCAAAGTTGGAGAGAGATAAATATGAAAACAACGAAGTTGCTGGCGTTGTAACTGGTTTAGCGTGGACTAGAGTAGGGGGCGATATATTGTACATAGAATCTATTTTGTCAAAGGGGAAAGGAAATCTAACCATTACAGGCAACCTAGGAACTGTAATGAAAGAATCTGCTACTATCGCTATGGAGTATATTAAGGCTAATGCTGAGAGTTTTGGTATTAACCCAGAAGCATTAGAAAATTATAACGTACATATTCATGTTCCAGAAGGAGCTACTCCAAAAGATGGACCTAGTGCTGGAATCACAATGCTAACTTCTTTAGCTTCTTTGTTTACTCAACGAAAAGTAAAAAAGAGTTTGGCTATGACAGGAGAAATTACATTACGAGGTAAAGTACTTCCTGTTGGTGGGATTAAGGAGAAAATATTAGCAGCTAAACGTGCTAAGATTAAGGAAATCATTCTTTGTAATGAAAATAAAAGAGATATAGAAGAAATAAATCAAGAATATCTCAAGGGTTTGACCTTTCATTATGTTAACGATATGAGCGAAGTCATAGATATTGCAGTAACAAAGCAAAAGGTTAAGAATCCAAAAAAAATTATAAAGAAAAACCTCGATTTTTATTGA
- a CDS encoding ribonuclease Z, translating into MIFDKQGNISIITQEKASIIELIKKLDVIYARFKNDNIIINLTTLKTLTTEDVIEFLQISNQHRKSELSFVIVTDKINNDRIPDELVIVPTLQEAYDIIEMEEIERDLGF; encoded by the coding sequence ATGATTTTTGATAAACAAGGTAATATCTCAATTATTACTCAAGAGAAGGCTTCAATAATTGAACTTATAAAAAAGTTAGACGTTATTTATGCAAGATTTAAAAATGATAATATCATTATAAATCTTACAACTTTAAAGACTTTAACTACAGAGGATGTTATTGAATTTTTGCAAATTTCTAATCAGCATAGAAAATCTGAACTTTCGTTTGTAATTGTGACAGATAAAATTAATAATGATCGTATTCCTGATGAATTAGTAATTGTACCAACACTACAAGAAGCTTACGATATTATTGAGATGGAAGAAATTGAAAGAGACTTAGGGTTTTGA